A region of Ursus arctos isolate Adak ecotype North America unplaced genomic scaffold, UrsArc2.0 scaffold_31, whole genome shotgun sequence DNA encodes the following proteins:
- the DHX16 gene encoding pre-mRNA-splicing factor ATP-dependent RNA helicase DHX16 isoform X3: MAEEDRKAMVPELRKKSRREYLAKREREKLEDLEAELADEEFLFGDVELSRHERRELKYKRRVRDLAREYRAAGEQEKLEATNRYHMPEETRGQPARAVDLVEEESGAPGEEQRRWEEARLGAASLKFGARDAASQEPKYQLVLEEEETIEFVRATQLQGDEEPSGPPPPTQAQQKESIQAVRRSLPVFPFREELLAAIADHQVLIIEGETGSGKTTQIPQYLFEEGYTKKGMKIACTQPRRVAAMSVAARVAREMGVKLGNEVGYSIRFEDCTSERTVLRYMTDGMLLREFLSEPDLASYSVVMVDEAHERTLHTDILFGLIKDVARFRPELKVLVASATLDTARFSTFFDDAPVFRIPGRRFPVDIFYTKAPEADYLEACVVSVLQIHVTQPPGDILVFLTGQEEIEAACEMLQDRCRRLGSKIRELLVLPIYANLPSDMQARIFQPTPPGARKVVVATNIAETSLTIEGIIYVLDPGFCKQKSYNPRTGMESLTVTPCSKASANQRAGRAGRVAAGKCFRLYTAWAYQHELEETTVPEIQRTSLGNVVLLLKSLGIHDLMHFDFLDPPPYETLLLALEQLYALGALNHLGELTTSGRKMAELPVDPMLSKMILASEKYSCSEEILTVAAMLSVNNSIFYRPKDKVVHADNARVNFFLPGGDHLVLLNVYTQWAESGYSSQWCYENFVQFRSMRRARDVREQLEGLLERVEVGLSSCQGDYIRVRKAITAGYFYHTARLTRSGYRTVKQQQTVFIHPNSSLFEEQPRWLLYHELVLTTKEFMRQVLEIESSWLLEVAPHYYKAKELEDPHSKKMPKKIGKTREELG; encoded by the exons GTCCCCGAGCTGCGGAAGAAATCCCGCCGAGAGTACTTGGCTAAGCGGGAACGAGAGAAGCTTGAGGACCTGGAGGCTGAGCTGGCTGATGAGGAGTTCCTTTTTGGGGATGTGGAGCTGAGCCGACATGAACGGCGGGAGCTCAAATATAAGCGGCGAGTTCGGGATCTGGCCCGAGAGTACCGGGCggctggggagcaggagaagctggAGGCCACCAATCGTTACCACATGCCCGAGGAGACCCGAGGCCAG CCGGCACGAGCTGTAGATCTGGTGGAGGAGGAGTCCGGCGCCCCTGGGGAGGAGCAGCGGCGCTGGGAGGAGGCCCGGCTGGGGGCAGCGTCCCTGAAGTTTGGGGCCCGAGATGCTGCCTCCCAGGAGCCCAAGTACCAGCTGgtgctggaggaagaggagaccATTGAGTTTGTCCGGGCCACTCAGCTCCAGGGCGATGAG GAGCCGTCAGGTCCACCGCCTCCAACCCAGGCCCAGCAGAAGGAGTCCATCCAGGCTGTCCGCCGCAGCCTCCCGGTGTTCCCCTTCCGCGAGGAGCTCCTGGCTGCTATTGCTGACCATCAGGTCCTCATCATCGAGGGTGAGACGGGCTCCGGGAAGACCACCCAGATCCCGCAGTATCTCTTTGAGGAG GGTTATacaaagaaaggaatgaagattGCCTGCACCCAGCCCCGGAGAGTGGCAGCCATGAGTGTGGCTGCCCGGGTGGCCCGGGAGATGGGTGTGAAGCTTGGAAATGAG GTTGGCTACAGCATCCGCTTTGAGGACTGCACGTCAGAGCGAACTGTCCTCCGCTACATGACAGACGGGATGCTCCTCCGGGAGTTCCTCTCTGAACCTGACCTTGCAAGTTACAG TGTGGTGATGGTAGATGAGGCGCATGAACGGACCCTACACACAGACATTCTTTTTGGGTTAATCAAAGATGTTGCTCGCTTCCGGCCTGAGCTGAAGGTCTTGGTGGCTTCAGCCACACTGGACACTGCCCGCTTTTCCACCTTCTTTGATGACGCCCCTGTCTTCCGAATCCCTGGACGCAGGTTTCCAGTTGACATCTTCTATACCAAG GCTCCGGAGGCTGACTACCTGGAAGCTTGTGTAGTGTCTGTGCTGCAGATCCATGTGACCCAGCCCCCTGGGGATATCCTGGTGTTCCTGACAGGACAG GAGGAGATTGAGGCCGCCTGTGAGATGCTCCAGGATCGCTGCCGCCGCCTGGGCTCCAAAATCCGGGAGCTCTTGGTGTTACCCATTTATGCCAACCTGCCTTCTGACATGCAGGCTCGTATCTTCCAGCCCACGCCCCCTGGGGCACGAAAG GTGGTTGTGGCAACAAACATCGCTGAGACATCGCTCACCATCGAAGGCATCATTTATGTGCTGGATCCAGGGTTCTGTAAGCAGAAGAGCTACAACCCTCGCACGGGCATGGAATCCCTCACTGTCACACCCTGCAGCAAG gCCTCAGCCAATCAGCGGGCCGGTCGGGCGGGTCGGGTGGCTGCCGGGAAGTGCTTCCGCCTGTATACTGCCTGGGCCTATCAGCACGAGCTGGAGGAAACCACTGTGCCGGAGATCCAGAGGACCagcttgggcaatgttgtgttGCTGCTCAAGAGCTTAG GGATCCATGACCTAATGCACTTCGATTTCCTGGACCCTCCACCATATGAGACCCTACTGCTGGCTTTGGAGCAACTGTATGCCCTGGGAGCCCTCAACCACCTTGGGGAGCTCACCACG tCTGGTCGAAAGATGGCAGAGCTACCAGTGGACCCCATGCTGTCTAAAATGATCCTGGCCTCTGAGAA atatAGCTGTTCAGAAGAGATCCTGACGGTGGCTGCCATGCTGTCTGTCAACAACTCCATCTTCTACCGACCCAAGGACAAGGTTGTCCATGCTGACAATGCCCGTGTCAACTTTTTCCTCCCTGGTGGAGACCACCTGGTTCTGCTGAACGTTTATACACAG TGGGCTGAGAGTGGTTACTCTTCCCAGTGGTGCTATGAGAACTTCGTACAGTTCAGATCAATGCGCCGAGCCCGGGACGTGCGGGAACAGCTGGAGGGGCTCTTGGAACGCGTGGAAGTTGGTCTCAGCTCTTGCCAGGGGGACTACATCCGGGTACGCAAG GCCATCACAGCTGGTTATTTCTACCACACGGCCCGGTTGACTCGTAGCGGCTATCGCACAGTCAAACAGCAGCAGACAGTGTTCATTCACCCCAACTCCTCACTCTTTGAGGAACAGCCACGCTGGCTGCTCTACCATGAACTTGTCTTGACCACCAAGGAGTTCATGAGACAG
- the DHX16 gene encoding pre-mRNA-splicing factor ATP-dependent RNA helicase DHX16 isoform X5 translates to MKIACTQPRRVAAMSVAARVAREMGVKLGNEVGYSIRFEDCTSERTVLRYMTDGMLLREFLSEPDLASYSVVMVDEAHERTLHTDILFGLIKDVARFRPELKVLVASATLDTARFSTFFDDAPVFRIPGRRFPVDIFYTKAPEADYLEACVVSVLQIHVTQPPGDILVFLTGQEEIEAACEMLQDRCRRLGSKIRELLVLPIYANLPSDMQARIFQPTPPGARKVVVATNIAETSLTIEGIIYVLDPGFCKQKSYNPRTGMESLTVTPCSKASANQRAGRAGRVAAGKCFRLYTAWAYQHELEETTVPEIQRTSLGNVVLLLKSLGIHDLMHFDFLDPPPYETLLLALEQLYALGALNHLGELTTSGRKMAELPVDPMLSKMILASEKYSCSEEILTVAAMLSVNNSIFYRPKDKVVHADNARVNFFLPGGDHLVLLNVYTQWAESGYSSQWCYENFVQFRSMRRARDVREQLEGLLERVEVGLSSCQGDYIRVRKAITAGYFYHTARLTRSGYRTVKQQQTVFIHPNSSLFEEQPRWLLYHELVLTTKEFMRQVLEIESSWLLEVAPHYYKAKELEDPHSKKMPKKIGKTREELG, encoded by the exons atgaagattGCCTGCACCCAGCCCCGGAGAGTGGCAGCCATGAGTGTGGCTGCCCGGGTGGCCCGGGAGATGGGTGTGAAGCTTGGAAATGAG GTTGGCTACAGCATCCGCTTTGAGGACTGCACGTCAGAGCGAACTGTCCTCCGCTACATGACAGACGGGATGCTCCTCCGGGAGTTCCTCTCTGAACCTGACCTTGCAAGTTACAG TGTGGTGATGGTAGATGAGGCGCATGAACGGACCCTACACACAGACATTCTTTTTGGGTTAATCAAAGATGTTGCTCGCTTCCGGCCTGAGCTGAAGGTCTTGGTGGCTTCAGCCACACTGGACACTGCCCGCTTTTCCACCTTCTTTGATGACGCCCCTGTCTTCCGAATCCCTGGACGCAGGTTTCCAGTTGACATCTTCTATACCAAG GCTCCGGAGGCTGACTACCTGGAAGCTTGTGTAGTGTCTGTGCTGCAGATCCATGTGACCCAGCCCCCTGGGGATATCCTGGTGTTCCTGACAGGACAG GAGGAGATTGAGGCCGCCTGTGAGATGCTCCAGGATCGCTGCCGCCGCCTGGGCTCCAAAATCCGGGAGCTCTTGGTGTTACCCATTTATGCCAACCTGCCTTCTGACATGCAGGCTCGTATCTTCCAGCCCACGCCCCCTGGGGCACGAAAG GTGGTTGTGGCAACAAACATCGCTGAGACATCGCTCACCATCGAAGGCATCATTTATGTGCTGGATCCAGGGTTCTGTAAGCAGAAGAGCTACAACCCTCGCACGGGCATGGAATCCCTCACTGTCACACCCTGCAGCAAG gCCTCAGCCAATCAGCGGGCCGGTCGGGCGGGTCGGGTGGCTGCCGGGAAGTGCTTCCGCCTGTATACTGCCTGGGCCTATCAGCACGAGCTGGAGGAAACCACTGTGCCGGAGATCCAGAGGACCagcttgggcaatgttgtgttGCTGCTCAAGAGCTTAG GGATCCATGACCTAATGCACTTCGATTTCCTGGACCCTCCACCATATGAGACCCTACTGCTGGCTTTGGAGCAACTGTATGCCCTGGGAGCCCTCAACCACCTTGGGGAGCTCACCACG tCTGGTCGAAAGATGGCAGAGCTACCAGTGGACCCCATGCTGTCTAAAATGATCCTGGCCTCTGAGAA atatAGCTGTTCAGAAGAGATCCTGACGGTGGCTGCCATGCTGTCTGTCAACAACTCCATCTTCTACCGACCCAAGGACAAGGTTGTCCATGCTGACAATGCCCGTGTCAACTTTTTCCTCCCTGGTGGAGACCACCTGGTTCTGCTGAACGTTTATACACAG TGGGCTGAGAGTGGTTACTCTTCCCAGTGGTGCTATGAGAACTTCGTACAGTTCAGATCAATGCGCCGAGCCCGGGACGTGCGGGAACAGCTGGAGGGGCTCTTGGAACGCGTGGAAGTTGGTCTCAGCTCTTGCCAGGGGGACTACATCCGGGTACGCAAG GCCATCACAGCTGGTTATTTCTACCACACGGCCCGGTTGACTCGTAGCGGCTATCGCACAGTCAAACAGCAGCAGACAGTGTTCATTCACCCCAACTCCTCACTCTTTGAGGAACAGCCACGCTGGCTGCTCTACCATGAACTTGTCTTGACCACCAAGGAGTTCATGAGACAG
- the DHX16 gene encoding pre-mRNA-splicing factor ATP-dependent RNA helicase DHX16 isoform X4 — protein MPEETRGQPARAVDLVEEESGAPGEEQRRWEEARLGAASLKFGARDAASQEPKYQLVLEEEETIEFVRATQLQGDEEPSGPPPPTQAQQKESIQAVRRSLPVFPFREELLAAIADHQVLIIEGETGSGKTTQIPQYLFEEGYTKKGMKIACTQPRRVAAMSVAARVAREMGVKLGNEVGYSIRFEDCTSERTVLRYMTDGMLLREFLSEPDLASYSVVMVDEAHERTLHTDILFGLIKDVARFRPELKVLVASATLDTARFSTFFDDAPVFRIPGRRFPVDIFYTKAPEADYLEACVVSVLQIHVTQPPGDILVFLTGQEEIEAACEMLQDRCRRLGSKIRELLVLPIYANLPSDMQARIFQPTPPGARKVVVATNIAETSLTIEGIIYVLDPGFCKQKSYNPRTGMESLTVTPCSKASANQRAGRAGRVAAGKCFRLYTAWAYQHELEETTVPEIQRTSLGNVVLLLKSLGIHDLMHFDFLDPPPYETLLLALEQLYALGALNHLGELTTSGRKMAELPVDPMLSKMILASEKYSCSEEILTVAAMLSVNNSIFYRPKDKVVHADNARVNFFLPGGDHLVLLNVYTQWAESGYSSQWCYENFVQFRSMRRARDVREQLEGLLERVEVGLSSCQGDYIRVRKAITAGYFYHTARLTRSGYRTVKQQQTVFIHPNSSLFEEQPRWLLYHELVLTTKEFMRQVLEIESSWLLEVAPHYYKAKELEDPHSKKMPKKIGKTREELG, from the exons ATGCCCGAGGAGACCCGAGGCCAG CCGGCACGAGCTGTAGATCTGGTGGAGGAGGAGTCCGGCGCCCCTGGGGAGGAGCAGCGGCGCTGGGAGGAGGCCCGGCTGGGGGCAGCGTCCCTGAAGTTTGGGGCCCGAGATGCTGCCTCCCAGGAGCCCAAGTACCAGCTGgtgctggaggaagaggagaccATTGAGTTTGTCCGGGCCACTCAGCTCCAGGGCGATGAG GAGCCGTCAGGTCCACCGCCTCCAACCCAGGCCCAGCAGAAGGAGTCCATCCAGGCTGTCCGCCGCAGCCTCCCGGTGTTCCCCTTCCGCGAGGAGCTCCTGGCTGCTATTGCTGACCATCAGGTCCTCATCATCGAGGGTGAGACGGGCTCCGGGAAGACCACCCAGATCCCGCAGTATCTCTTTGAGGAG GGTTATacaaagaaaggaatgaagattGCCTGCACCCAGCCCCGGAGAGTGGCAGCCATGAGTGTGGCTGCCCGGGTGGCCCGGGAGATGGGTGTGAAGCTTGGAAATGAG GTTGGCTACAGCATCCGCTTTGAGGACTGCACGTCAGAGCGAACTGTCCTCCGCTACATGACAGACGGGATGCTCCTCCGGGAGTTCCTCTCTGAACCTGACCTTGCAAGTTACAG TGTGGTGATGGTAGATGAGGCGCATGAACGGACCCTACACACAGACATTCTTTTTGGGTTAATCAAAGATGTTGCTCGCTTCCGGCCTGAGCTGAAGGTCTTGGTGGCTTCAGCCACACTGGACACTGCCCGCTTTTCCACCTTCTTTGATGACGCCCCTGTCTTCCGAATCCCTGGACGCAGGTTTCCAGTTGACATCTTCTATACCAAG GCTCCGGAGGCTGACTACCTGGAAGCTTGTGTAGTGTCTGTGCTGCAGATCCATGTGACCCAGCCCCCTGGGGATATCCTGGTGTTCCTGACAGGACAG GAGGAGATTGAGGCCGCCTGTGAGATGCTCCAGGATCGCTGCCGCCGCCTGGGCTCCAAAATCCGGGAGCTCTTGGTGTTACCCATTTATGCCAACCTGCCTTCTGACATGCAGGCTCGTATCTTCCAGCCCACGCCCCCTGGGGCACGAAAG GTGGTTGTGGCAACAAACATCGCTGAGACATCGCTCACCATCGAAGGCATCATTTATGTGCTGGATCCAGGGTTCTGTAAGCAGAAGAGCTACAACCCTCGCACGGGCATGGAATCCCTCACTGTCACACCCTGCAGCAAG gCCTCAGCCAATCAGCGGGCCGGTCGGGCGGGTCGGGTGGCTGCCGGGAAGTGCTTCCGCCTGTATACTGCCTGGGCCTATCAGCACGAGCTGGAGGAAACCACTGTGCCGGAGATCCAGAGGACCagcttgggcaatgttgtgttGCTGCTCAAGAGCTTAG GGATCCATGACCTAATGCACTTCGATTTCCTGGACCCTCCACCATATGAGACCCTACTGCTGGCTTTGGAGCAACTGTATGCCCTGGGAGCCCTCAACCACCTTGGGGAGCTCACCACG tCTGGTCGAAAGATGGCAGAGCTACCAGTGGACCCCATGCTGTCTAAAATGATCCTGGCCTCTGAGAA atatAGCTGTTCAGAAGAGATCCTGACGGTGGCTGCCATGCTGTCTGTCAACAACTCCATCTTCTACCGACCCAAGGACAAGGTTGTCCATGCTGACAATGCCCGTGTCAACTTTTTCCTCCCTGGTGGAGACCACCTGGTTCTGCTGAACGTTTATACACAG TGGGCTGAGAGTGGTTACTCTTCCCAGTGGTGCTATGAGAACTTCGTACAGTTCAGATCAATGCGCCGAGCCCGGGACGTGCGGGAACAGCTGGAGGGGCTCTTGGAACGCGTGGAAGTTGGTCTCAGCTCTTGCCAGGGGGACTACATCCGGGTACGCAAG GCCATCACAGCTGGTTATTTCTACCACACGGCCCGGTTGACTCGTAGCGGCTATCGCACAGTCAAACAGCAGCAGACAGTGTTCATTCACCCCAACTCCTCACTCTTTGAGGAACAGCCACGCTGGCTGCTCTACCATGAACTTGTCTTGACCACCAAGGAGTTCATGAGACAG